ACCGGCAGGAACTCGAAGCGAACTTCGGCAAGGAGAGCAGTCTCGAGAAGCGCTTTTTTCACCTGCTCGAGAACGAGCGCCATGAACTCAGCTACCCCCTCAGACAGTGGTTCGGCCTTATCAAAGCCGCCAATCTAAACGTGGACTGTATCCAACTGCTGCAAGACATCACCTACTGGAAGGAGCGCACCAAAGATACCTGGGCGAGAGACTTCTACCGCACCTTAAGAGACGCCCGGCTTCTCCAAGCCCCTGACACCACCATCGAGGAGGAAACCGTATGACGCTTTTAGAAATTCACCTGCTGCAAAGCTTCGTTCCCGAACTCTTGAATCGCGACGACACCGGCAGCCATAAGAACTGCCTTTTCGGCGGGCAACTCCGCGCGCGCGTCTCGAGCCAATCCTGGAAAAGGGCCATGCGCGACTACGTGAGAACCCTCGAGCTTCTGCCTGCCGAACAGCGCGCCGTGCGTTCGAAGCGTCTTCATGAAGCATTAAGAAACAGGCTTGAGGAGATGGGGGCCGAAGAAGCAGACTATGTGGCCGAAGCCGCGCTGGCCTACATCGGTGCCT
Above is a genomic segment from Deinococcota bacterium containing:
- the casB gene encoding type I-E CRISPR-associated protein Cse2/CasB, yielding RQELEANFGKESSLEKRFFHLLENERHELSYPLRQWFGLIKAANLNVDCIQLLQDITYWKERTKDTWARDFYRTLRDARLLQAPDTTIEEETV